One part of the Microbulbifer sp. THAF38 genome encodes these proteins:
- a CDS encoding Rid family detoxifying hydrolase, which produces MPNRAIIKTDKAPKAAGTYSQAVKVNDTVYLSGQIGLDPKTQQMVSGSFADEARQVFHNLGAVCEASDGSLQHIVKLNLYITDSSNFAAVNEVMTEFFQEPYPARATVVVKELPLGAQFEAEGVMVP; this is translated from the coding sequence ATGCCCAACCGCGCGATTATCAAGACAGACAAGGCTCCCAAAGCAGCCGGCACCTACTCCCAGGCGGTAAAGGTCAACGATACTGTGTACCTGTCAGGGCAGATAGGACTGGACCCCAAAACCCAGCAGATGGTTTCAGGCAGTTTTGCCGATGAGGCGCGCCAGGTTTTCCACAATTTGGGGGCGGTATGTGAGGCCTCGGATGGCTCGCTTCAGCATATTGTAAAGCTCAACCTGTACATCACCGACAGCAGCAACTTTGCTGCGGTGAATGAGGTAATGACAGAGTTTTTCCAGGAGCCATACCCAGCGCGTGCCACCGTGGTGGTTAAAGAGCTGCCTCTCGGAGCGCAATTTGAAGCCGAAGGAGTAATGGTGCCCTAA
- a CDS encoding hydrogen peroxide-inducible genes activator: MTLNELRYIVTLAQEQHFGRAAERCFVSQPTLSIAVKKLEKELGVALFERSKTRVQATPLGERIVAQAQLVLEQSAAIKDIASAGKDQLASPLSVGAIFTIGPYLFPHFIPQLQHLAPDMPLYVEEGYTATLRQRLRKGELDAIIIALPFTEPDVVTQPLYDEPFVVLMPAGHPLAQQEFIEPEQLTKDNVLLLGEGHCFRDQVLEACPHLQVTMDKESGGGGIRTAADGSSLETLRHMVASGLGITVLPFSAATASQYASGLLETRPFKAPGPRRTVALAWRASFPRHRAIDILREAISQCHLIEP; encoded by the coding sequence ATGACCCTCAATGAACTGCGCTACATAGTCACTCTCGCTCAGGAACAGCACTTCGGCCGCGCTGCCGAACGCTGCTTCGTCAGCCAACCGACCCTATCTATCGCGGTAAAAAAGTTGGAGAAAGAGTTGGGGGTCGCCCTGTTCGAACGCTCCAAGACACGGGTACAGGCCACACCACTGGGAGAGCGCATTGTCGCCCAGGCCCAACTGGTGCTGGAGCAATCCGCCGCCATTAAAGATATCGCCAGCGCCGGTAAAGACCAACTGGCGAGCCCCCTCTCGGTTGGGGCGATATTCACCATCGGTCCCTATCTGTTCCCTCATTTTATTCCGCAGCTGCAGCACTTAGCACCGGACATGCCCCTTTATGTAGAAGAGGGTTACACCGCCACCCTGCGCCAGCGCCTGCGCAAGGGGGAGTTGGATGCGATCATTATTGCGCTGCCATTCACCGAGCCCGATGTCGTCACCCAGCCACTTTATGACGAGCCCTTTGTAGTTTTAATGCCGGCGGGACACCCCCTTGCACAGCAGGAATTCATAGAGCCCGAGCAGCTCACCAAAGATAATGTACTGCTGCTGGGGGAGGGCCACTGTTTCCGCGACCAGGTGCTGGAAGCCTGCCCACATTTACAGGTGACTATGGACAAGGAGAGTGGCGGTGGAGGCATTCGCACAGCTGCCGATGGCAGTTCGCTGGAAACCCTGAGACACATGGTGGCTTCCGGGCTCGGCATCACCGTATTGCCATTCTCCGCTGCCACCGCCTCGCAATATGCCAGCGGGCTGCTGGAGACCCGCCCCTTTAAGGCACCCGGCCCTCGACGCACCGTCGCCCTGGCCTGGCGCGCCAGTTTTCCACGCCACCGTGCTATCGATATATTGCGTGAGGCCATCAGCCAGTGTCACCTGATCGAGCCATAA
- the rpoZ gene encoding DNA-directed RNA polymerase subunit omega → MARITVEDCLDHVDNRFELVIVGSKRARQIATGGQDPMVPEENDKPTVIALREIEEGLVDASILDQPDREEAPAPMAAPAYLSDQEI, encoded by the coding sequence ATGGCACGTATCACCGTTGAAGATTGCCTGGATCACGTCGACAACCGCTTCGAACTCGTAATCGTGGGTAGTAAACGCGCCCGCCAGATCGCCACCGGCGGACAGGATCCGATGGTTCCAGAAGAGAACGACAAGCCCACCGTTATCGCCCTGCGCGAAATCGAGGAAGGCTTGGTAGATGCGAGTATTCTCGATCAGCCTGACCGCGAAGAGGCCCCGGCGCCCATGGCCGCCCCGGCTTATCTATCCGACCAGGAAATCTGA
- the recG gene encoding ATP-dependent DNA helicase RecG — MSPDRAINSLADQPVTNLKGVGDKFAQVLAKLHIHSLQDLLFHLPLRYQDRTRVVPVAGLTAGMDAVIEGEVTAADVVFGRRRSLVVKLQDMSGSITLRFFHFSAAQKNRFARGIRVRCFGEARRGAAGLELYHPETEVVGSENAATEETLTPVYPLTEGVSQGRMRDLMQQAVALLRSGAVTELLPAELLPKTLRYPLSDALIYLHSPPAGTQLEQLAAGTHPAQQRLALEELLAHHLSLLELRRNSARVAAPPLPVNKSLERDFRSRLPFALTGAQQRVCEEIAEDLAQDIPMMRLLQGDVGAGKTLVAAMAALKGIGAGAQVVVMAPTEILAEQHRINFCNWLEPLGVQVAQLTGSLKAAERREQLGKIASGEAQLVVGTHALFQEGVVFHNLVLVIIDEQHRFGVRQRLELREKGAASGATGRLQPHQLIMTATPIPRTLAMSAFADLDCSIIDELPPGRQPINTVAISNDRRDQVMERVHCAIAEGRQAYWVCTLIEESESLQAQAAESTAEVLAEMLDGARVALVHGRLKPEQKEQVMSAFKAGEVDLLVATTVIEVGVDVPNASLMIIENPERLGLAQLHQLRGRVGRGSIASHCVLLYGTPLSQNGRARLQALRQHSDGFAIAEEDLRLRGPGEILGTRQTGEIQHRIADLQRDAELLPQVQKIAVSPALNQEMRSQLIKRWLQNKPRFAEA, encoded by the coding sequence GTGTCACCTGATCGAGCCATAAACAGCCTCGCGGATCAGCCGGTCACCAACCTCAAAGGGGTAGGGGACAAGTTTGCCCAGGTGCTGGCCAAACTGCATATCCACTCCCTGCAGGACCTGCTGTTCCACCTGCCACTGCGCTACCAGGATCGCACCCGGGTCGTGCCGGTAGCCGGACTCACCGCCGGCATGGACGCCGTTATTGAAGGTGAAGTGACCGCAGCCGATGTGGTCTTCGGCCGCCGACGCAGCTTGGTAGTGAAGCTGCAGGATATGAGCGGCAGTATCACCCTGCGTTTTTTCCACTTTTCTGCAGCGCAGAAAAATCGCTTTGCCCGCGGTATCCGCGTGCGTTGCTTCGGCGAGGCACGACGCGGCGCCGCCGGCCTGGAGCTGTACCACCCGGAAACTGAGGTGGTCGGCAGTGAAAACGCCGCTACTGAGGAAACCCTGACACCGGTTTACCCCCTGACCGAAGGCGTTAGCCAGGGGCGTATGCGCGACCTGATGCAGCAGGCAGTGGCTCTACTGCGAAGCGGAGCGGTTACTGAGCTGCTACCCGCTGAGTTGTTACCAAAAACACTGCGTTATCCCCTGAGTGACGCCCTGATTTATTTGCATTCGCCCCCTGCCGGCACCCAGCTGGAACAGCTCGCCGCCGGCACGCATCCCGCGCAGCAGCGCCTGGCATTGGAAGAACTGCTCGCACACCACTTGAGCCTGCTGGAACTGCGGCGCAACAGCGCCAGGGTCGCGGCACCGCCACTGCCCGTAAACAAATCCCTGGAGAGGGATTTTCGCTCGCGCCTGCCATTTGCGCTCACCGGTGCACAACAGCGGGTCTGCGAGGAGATCGCCGAAGACCTCGCCCAGGACATCCCCATGATGCGCCTGCTGCAAGGTGACGTCGGCGCCGGCAAGACTCTGGTAGCCGCCATGGCCGCCCTCAAAGGCATCGGCGCTGGGGCTCAGGTGGTGGTGATGGCACCGACTGAGATTCTCGCCGAACAACACAGAATCAACTTCTGCAACTGGCTTGAACCTCTCGGTGTTCAGGTCGCGCAACTCACCGGTAGCTTAAAGGCCGCCGAGCGACGCGAGCAGTTGGGCAAAATTGCCAGTGGCGAGGCGCAGCTGGTGGTGGGCACCCACGCGCTCTTCCAGGAAGGCGTGGTATTCCACAATTTGGTGCTGGTAATTATCGACGAGCAACACCGCTTCGGGGTGCGCCAGCGTTTGGAGTTGCGCGAGAAGGGCGCTGCCAGCGGAGCGACCGGCAGGCTGCAGCCACACCAGTTGATCATGACCGCTACCCCGATACCCCGCACCCTGGCAATGTCCGCCTTTGCCGACCTGGATTGCTCCATCATCGACGAGCTGCCCCCCGGGCGCCAGCCGATCAACACCGTGGCAATCTCCAACGATCGCCGCGATCAGGTGATGGAAAGAGTGCACTGTGCCATCGCCGAAGGGCGCCAGGCCTATTGGGTCTGTACCCTGATTGAGGAGTCCGAGAGCCTGCAGGCTCAGGCAGCGGAGTCCACCGCCGAGGTATTAGCGGAGATGCTCGACGGTGCGCGCGTAGCCCTGGTACACGGGCGCCTCAAGCCGGAACAGAAAGAGCAGGTTATGAGTGCCTTTAAAGCCGGTGAGGTGGATCTGCTTGTAGCAACAACGGTGATCGAGGTCGGGGTGGATGTGCCCAATGCCAGCCTGATGATTATCGAAAACCCCGAACGCCTGGGCCTCGCCCAGCTGCACCAGCTACGCGGTCGGGTAGGGCGCGGTTCTATTGCCAGTCACTGTGTACTGCTTTACGGCACTCCGCTTTCACAAAATGGCCGCGCGCGTTTACAGGCACTGCGCCAGCACAGCGACGGCTTCGCCATCGCGGAAGAGGACCTGCGTTTGCGCGGCCCCGGTGAAATTCTCGGCACCCGCCAGACCGGGGAGATCCAGCACCGCATCGCCGACCTACAGCGGGATGCGGAACTGCTGCCGCAGGTGCAAAAAATCGCCGTATCTCCGGCTCTGAATCAGGAAATGCGCAGCCAGCTGATCAAGCGCTGGCTACAGAACAAGCCCCGCTTTGCCGAGGCTTGA
- the spoT gene encoding bifunctional GTP diphosphokinase/guanosine-3',5'-bis pyrophosphate 3'-pyrophosphohydrolase, whose product MHTIDSLAHRLSSYLPPEQIQIVRRAYFYAEQAHDGQQRRSGEPYVTHPLAVATILAGMHMDHESLAAAMLHDVIEDTGIPKAALEEQFGGEVADIVDGVSKLTQFETDSAAEKQAENFQKMALAMARDIRVILVKLADRLHNMRTLGALKPQKRHRIARETLEIYAPIAHRLGMNDVRIEFEDRAFFAIHPLRASRLRAALVAARGNRKELLEQIQNAIELRLQREGISSLVIGREKHLFSIYQKMRTKKKSFKEIMDVYAFRIIVDSVDTCYRVLGVMHSLYKPVISEFKDYVAIPKSNGYQSLHTVLLGMHGVPIEVQIRTKEMDEMANSGIAAHWLYKASGDEVINTGGTSQVRARRWVQGLLEMQQRAGDSLEFIENVKIDLFPDEVYVFTPKGQIVDLPAGATAVDFAYSVHTDIGNSCVAVRINQRLAPLSQPLASGQKVEILTRKNAQPNPNWLNFVVTAKARSAIRHFLKHQRHHDSIALGRRLLEKALGKFNTRLEELTPEQLEQGLKEAKCPTLEKLLEEIGLGNKVAFSAAKLLTPSHSEEAEASNISSPLTIDAQEGMMISFARCCRPIPGDTIIGHISSGKGVVVHRDTCRNTNEFREHPENLMPVNWSPDVRGEFLGDVRVEVESERGIIARLATRITEEGASIEQINVDEKDAHNSVISLTLEVSGRIHLARVMKRLRNLPSVIRISRP is encoded by the coding sequence TTGCACACCATCGATAGTCTGGCCCACCGCCTCTCCTCATACCTGCCTCCCGAGCAAATCCAGATAGTCCGTCGCGCCTATTTCTACGCGGAACAGGCCCACGACGGTCAGCAGCGCCGTTCTGGCGAGCCCTACGTGACCCACCCTCTGGCGGTGGCCACAATTCTCGCCGGCATGCATATGGATCACGAGAGTCTGGCAGCGGCCATGCTCCACGATGTGATCGAAGACACCGGAATCCCCAAAGCCGCTCTGGAAGAGCAGTTTGGTGGTGAGGTTGCCGATATTGTCGACGGCGTTTCCAAGCTGACCCAGTTTGAGACGGATAGCGCTGCGGAAAAACAGGCGGAAAACTTCCAGAAAATGGCCCTGGCCATGGCGCGCGATATCCGCGTGATTTTGGTCAAGCTGGCCGACCGCCTGCACAATATGCGCACCCTAGGCGCACTCAAGCCGCAAAAGCGTCACCGCATCGCCCGCGAAACCCTGGAAATTTATGCACCCATTGCCCACCGCCTGGGAATGAACGATGTGCGTATCGAATTTGAGGACCGCGCCTTTTTTGCGATTCATCCGCTGCGCGCCAGCCGGCTGCGCGCCGCGCTGGTAGCCGCGCGCGGCAATCGCAAGGAACTGTTGGAGCAGATTCAGAACGCCATAGAGCTGCGTCTGCAGCGGGAGGGAATAAGCTCCCTGGTGATCGGTCGCGAGAAGCACCTGTTCAGCATCTACCAAAAGATGCGCACCAAGAAGAAATCCTTCAAAGAGATCATGGATGTCTACGCTTTCCGCATCATCGTGGACAGCGTGGACACCTGCTACCGGGTGCTGGGCGTGATGCACAGCCTGTACAAACCGGTCATCTCCGAATTCAAGGATTATGTTGCCATCCCCAAATCCAATGGGTATCAGTCCCTGCACACCGTACTGCTGGGCATGCACGGGGTGCCTATCGAGGTGCAGATCCGCACCAAGGAAATGGACGAAATGGCCAACAGCGGCATCGCCGCCCATTGGCTGTACAAGGCCTCCGGCGATGAGGTAATCAATACTGGCGGTACCAGCCAGGTGCGCGCACGCCGCTGGGTGCAGGGCCTGCTGGAAATGCAGCAGCGCGCCGGCGACTCCCTGGAGTTTATCGAGAACGTTAAAATCGACCTCTTCCCCGACGAGGTCTATGTATTCACTCCCAAGGGGCAGATTGTCGATCTGCCCGCCGGTGCCACCGCCGTGGATTTCGCCTACTCAGTGCATACAGATATCGGCAACTCCTGTGTGGCCGTGCGGATCAACCAGCGGTTGGCGCCCCTGTCGCAGCCGCTGGCCAGCGGGCAAAAAGTGGAGATTCTCACCCGTAAAAACGCTCAGCCAAATCCAAACTGGCTCAACTTTGTTGTCACCGCCAAGGCCCGCAGCGCCATCCGTCACTTCCTCAAGCACCAGCGCCACCACGATTCCATCGCTCTGGGGCGGCGCCTGCTCGAAAAGGCCCTGGGTAAATTTAATACCCGCCTGGAAGAACTGACACCGGAGCAACTGGAGCAGGGACTGAAGGAAGCCAAATGTCCCACGTTGGAAAAACTGCTGGAGGAGATAGGCCTCGGCAACAAGGTAGCCTTCTCCGCAGCCAAGCTATTGACCCCTTCTCACAGTGAAGAGGCGGAAGCGAGCAACATCTCCTCACCGCTGACCATCGACGCCCAGGAGGGCATGATGATCAGTTTCGCACGCTGCTGCCGGCCGATTCCGGGAGATACCATTATCGGCCATATCAGCTCAGGCAAAGGCGTGGTAGTGCACAGGGATACCTGCCGCAATACCAACGAATTCCGCGAACACCCGGAAAACCTCATGCCGGTGAACTGGTCGCCGGATGTGCGCGGGGAATTCCTCGGCGATGTGCGGGTGGAAGTGGAGTCTGAGCGCGGCATTATCGCGCGCCTGGCCACTCGTATTACCGAAGAGGGCGCCAGTATCGAGCAGATCAACGTGGACGAAAAGGACGCCCATAACAGTGTGATTTCTCTCACCCTGGAAGTGAGCGGTCGGATTCATCTGGCGAGGGTCATGAAGAGGCTGCGCAATCTGCCATCTGTAATCCGCATCTCACGCCCTTGA
- a CDS encoding GlsB/YeaQ/YmgE family stress response membrane protein, with the protein MGVLSWIILGLIAGALAKWIMPGKDPGGWIVTMVIGIIGAFIGGWLGALIGFGGPVTGFGFGDIITATIGAIIFLAVYRLLKRRGN; encoded by the coding sequence ATGGGAGTTTTATCCTGGATTATTCTCGGACTGATTGCCGGCGCCTTAGCGAAATGGATCATGCCAGGTAAAGATCCCGGTGGTTGGATAGTCACAATGGTGATTGGCATCATTGGGGCCTTTATCGGTGGTTGGTTGGGCGCCCTGATTGGATTCGGTGGACCCGTGACCGGTTTCGGATTTGGCGACATAATAACGGCCACCATTGGTGCGATTATCTTTCTCGCTGTCTACCGCTTACTCAAACGGCGCGGTAATTAG
- a CDS encoding NAD-dependent epimerase/dehydratase family protein produces the protein MTQKEKLWILGCGDLGARLALNIDRKQYSVYGMRRNPLVALASKRRADAVNWRRGDATKVGDIERLLADGADIILATFTPDEHTPSGYQRAYVETARALSEAVSRLPKPPRMVIWASSTRVYGQSGDDFLDEQTLPVPSGFQGEALLAAEDIIHSAIPGACIVRFAGIYGPGRDRLLSQVRAGRCAPPQPPQFSNRIHVDDCIGFLLHLVERHKQGWKPEPLYIGADSKPVPMYELQQWLVKAMGYTSAHLREIVQTSERRSKKLSNQRMLASGYQLKYPDYKVGYSALLEAEG, from the coding sequence ATGACACAAAAAGAGAAGCTTTGGATCCTTGGGTGTGGCGACCTCGGGGCGCGTCTTGCGCTCAATATAGATCGCAAGCAATACAGCGTATACGGCATGCGGCGCAATCCACTGGTGGCTCTGGCGAGTAAGCGACGGGCAGATGCCGTCAATTGGCGCCGCGGGGATGCGACCAAGGTGGGGGATATAGAGCGCCTGCTGGCGGATGGTGCCGATATCATCCTCGCCACATTTACCCCGGATGAACATACCCCAAGCGGTTATCAGCGCGCCTATGTGGAGACTGCCCGGGCGCTGAGTGAGGCCGTTTCGCGCTTGCCAAAACCACCGCGCATGGTGATTTGGGCATCTTCCACCCGCGTGTATGGCCAAAGCGGCGATGATTTTCTCGATGAGCAGACGCTCCCTGTGCCCAGTGGTTTTCAGGGGGAGGCACTGCTCGCGGCGGAGGATATTATTCACTCGGCGATACCGGGTGCCTGCATTGTACGCTTTGCCGGTATCTATGGCCCCGGTCGCGACCGCCTGCTCTCCCAGGTGCGCGCAGGTCGCTGTGCCCCGCCCCAGCCCCCCCAATTCAGCAATCGTATTCATGTGGATGACTGCATTGGCTTTTTGCTGCACCTGGTTGAAAGACACAAGCAGGGTTGGAAGCCGGAGCCACTGTATATTGGTGCTGACAGCAAGCCGGTGCCCATGTATGAACTGCAGCAATGGCTGGTGAAGGCGATGGGTTACACCAGTGCCCATCTGCGTGAGATTGTGCAGACCAGTGAGCGCCGCTCGAAGAAGCTCAGTAACCAGCGCATGCTCGCCAGTGGCTATCAGCTTAAATATCCCGATTACAAAGTGGGCTACAGCGCATTATTGGAAGCGGAAGGCTAG
- a CDS encoding sterol desaturase family protein, which produces MDLITFAIPFFLIAVLTELALDRWKGWGLYRLNDALGNLSTGILSRILGLTYKSLFLVIYIPLFQLLQPYYQAVGFNWSMSNGWHLALAVLAYDFCYYWKHRICHEVNVFWAEHLVHHQSEDYNLTTALRQSSGGLQLDWVFYLPLLLIGLPAEMVIAAGAIDLIYQFWVHTQKIPKIRWMEWLLITPSNHRVHHAQNKVYVDKNYGGILILWDRLFGTYQEELKEEPCIYGVRKPLNTFDPLAANLQHLKRMAQDAWYTKNWRDKFTLWFRPTGYRPADAEAAMPVPSTDLAHFQRYNPQIRRGRRNYALGQHLCYSTATLALLWYYQSLEITSLLAAVALLVFSLVVNGRILDNHPLAKYLEPLRLTLYCGALPLLSAQFVPVFSAYIALSALAWGWLAITGKEDTVAVVCD; this is translated from the coding sequence GTGGATCTGATTACCTTCGCCATCCCCTTTTTCCTGATCGCCGTGCTCACCGAGCTCGCCCTGGACCGCTGGAAAGGCTGGGGGCTCTATCGCCTCAACGATGCCCTGGGCAACCTGAGTACAGGCATCCTCAGCCGTATCCTGGGTCTCACCTACAAGAGCCTGTTTCTGGTGATTTACATCCCTCTGTTCCAGCTGCTACAGCCCTACTACCAGGCAGTCGGCTTTAACTGGTCTATGAGCAACGGATGGCATCTGGCGCTGGCTGTGCTCGCTTACGACTTTTGTTATTACTGGAAGCACCGTATCTGCCATGAAGTGAACGTGTTTTGGGCGGAACATTTGGTTCATCACCAAAGTGAGGATTACAACCTTACCACCGCTCTGCGCCAGTCCAGTGGAGGCCTGCAGTTGGATTGGGTGTTCTATTTGCCCCTGCTATTGATTGGCTTGCCGGCGGAAATGGTGATCGCCGCTGGTGCTATAGACCTGATTTACCAATTCTGGGTACACACCCAAAAAATTCCCAAAATCCGTTGGATGGAGTGGTTGCTGATTACCCCTTCCAACCACCGTGTGCACCATGCGCAGAACAAGGTTTATGTGGATAAAAATTACGGCGGAATCCTGATTTTGTGGGACCGACTGTTCGGCACCTATCAAGAGGAATTGAAGGAGGAACCGTGCATTTACGGTGTGCGCAAACCCCTAAACACTTTCGATCCGCTGGCGGCCAACCTGCAACATTTAAAACGCATGGCTCAGGACGCCTGGTATACCAAAAACTGGAGGGATAAATTTACCCTTTGGTTCCGCCCCACCGGCTACCGTCCCGCCGATGCCGAAGCAGCGATGCCTGTGCCCTCCACCGATTTGGCGCATTTCCAGCGTTACAATCCGCAGATTCGTCGGGGCCGGCGTAACTATGCGCTGGGCCAGCACCTCTGCTATTCCACCGCTACCCTGGCCCTACTCTGGTACTACCAGAGTCTGGAGATTACCTCACTGCTGGCCGCAGTGGCCCTGTTGGTTTTTAGCCTGGTGGTCAATGGGCGCATTCTCGATAACCACCCCCTGGCAAAATATCTGGAGCCACTACGCCTGACCCTCTACTGCGGGGCCCTGCCGCTGTTAAGTGCACAATTTGTCCCAGTTTTTAGTGCTTATATCGCACTCAGCGCTCTGGCCTGGGGGTGGTTGGCAATCACCGGCAAAGAGGATACAGTCGCTGTCGTTTGCGATTAG
- a CDS encoding dicarboxylate/amino acid:cation symporter, whose translation MGLTTKILLGMVAGIGLGVLFNYLNASQLLGAGVTEAINLYLTEGLFDIIGRIFIASLKLMVVPLVLVSLISGACALSEGSRIGPLAGKTVLLYMLTTAIAITVALCLALVFQPGVGVSEAAATVNSTFQPKESPPLSEVLVNIFPTNPVAAMAEGNMLQIIVFALLMGYAISRCGEPGQRIAAFFNDLNTVVLRMVGVLMVFAPYGVFALLAKTFADLGFSGLVQLGKYFLVVLSALLLHALGVYSIILKLLSGLNPLELLKKMWSTMVFAFSTASSAATIPVTLSTVEKRLGVDNKIAAFTVPLGATINMDGTAIMQGVATVFIAQFYGIDIGFTGYLTVILTATLASIGTAGVPGVGLIMLGMVLQQVGLPLEGIAIIIGVDRLLDMVRTAVNITGDAVVSSVVAKSEGALDEEVYYDSNYNSVNANDQQNTIGAH comes from the coding sequence ATGGGGCTTACGACCAAAATTCTTCTGGGGATGGTGGCGGGCATCGGCCTGGGGGTCTTGTTCAATTACTTGAATGCCAGCCAGTTGTTGGGTGCCGGCGTTACCGAGGCCATCAATCTCTATCTGACAGAGGGGCTCTTCGACATCATCGGCCGGATCTTTATCGCCTCGCTGAAATTGATGGTGGTGCCACTGGTATTGGTTTCCTTGATCAGCGGTGCCTGTGCCCTGTCAGAGGGCAGTCGGATCGGGCCGCTGGCGGGTAAAACTGTCCTGCTTTACATGCTCACTACGGCGATTGCCATAACAGTGGCCCTGTGCCTGGCACTGGTATTCCAGCCTGGGGTTGGTGTGAGTGAGGCCGCTGCGACAGTAAATTCTACATTCCAGCCAAAGGAGTCTCCGCCCCTTTCTGAAGTCCTGGTGAATATCTTCCCCACCAACCCGGTCGCGGCTATGGCCGAAGGCAATATGCTGCAGATTATCGTGTTTGCCCTGTTGATGGGCTACGCGATTTCCCGTTGCGGTGAGCCGGGCCAGCGAATTGCCGCTTTCTTTAACGATTTGAATACCGTTGTACTGCGCATGGTTGGAGTGCTGATGGTATTTGCACCCTATGGAGTATTCGCTCTCTTGGCGAAGACATTTGCGGATCTTGGATTCAGTGGGTTAGTGCAACTGGGTAAATACTTCCTGGTCGTTTTATCTGCCCTGTTGCTCCATGCTCTGGGTGTTTACTCGATAATCTTGAAGCTTTTGAGCGGCCTCAACCCGCTGGAGCTGCTAAAGAAAATGTGGTCGACCATGGTCTTCGCTTTCAGTACCGCATCCTCAGCGGCTACCATCCCGGTAACCCTGTCGACGGTGGAAAAGCGTCTCGGCGTCGATAACAAGATCGCTGCTTTTACTGTACCCCTTGGCGCCACTATTAATATGGATGGCACCGCGATTATGCAGGGGGTGGCTACGGTCTTTATCGCCCAATTCTATGGCATTGATATTGGTTTTACCGGCTATCTCACCGTAATTCTGACGGCAACTCTGGCCTCCATTGGTACCGCGGGTGTGCCCGGAGTTGGTCTGATCATGCTCGGTATGGTGCTGCAGCAGGTGGGTCTGCCGCTGGAGGGTATCGCGATTATTATCGGCGTCGACCGCTTGTTGGATATGGTGCGCACTGCAGTGAATATCACCGGCGATGCGGTGGTGAGCAGCGTGGTGGCGAAGAGTGAGGGCGCACTGGATGAGGAGGTCTACTATGACTCCAATTACAACAGTGTAAATGCCAACGACCAGCAAAATACTATCGGCGCCCACTGA
- the gmk gene encoding guanylate kinase, with protein MQTGTLYTVSAPSGAGKTSLVKALVDSDSQITVSTSHTTRPMRPGEVNGVDYHFVSREEFLAMLEQDAFFEHAQVYGDNYYGTSKGSIEEILASGRDVVLEIDWQGAAQVRRLHSETIGIFILPPSQEALRERLTGRGQDDESVIERRMDQAIDEMTHYVEADYLVINDDFEQALVELRSIFTAQRQRLKKQQKRHGDLLQALLRH; from the coding sequence GTGCAAACAGGAACCCTCTATACCGTATCCGCCCCCTCCGGTGCTGGGAAAACCAGCCTCGTCAAAGCGCTGGTGGATAGCGACAGTCAAATCACCGTTTCTACCTCCCACACCACCCGGCCTATGCGCCCCGGTGAGGTCAACGGTGTCGATTACCATTTCGTGTCGCGCGAGGAGTTTCTGGCAATGCTTGAGCAGGATGCTTTCTTCGAGCACGCCCAGGTATACGGTGATAATTACTACGGGACTTCCAAGGGCAGTATCGAGGAAATTCTCGCCAGCGGTCGCGATGTGGTTCTGGAAATCGACTGGCAGGGCGCCGCCCAGGTGCGTCGGCTGCACTCGGAAACCATCGGCATTTTTATTTTGCCGCCCTCCCAAGAAGCGCTGCGCGAGCGCCTCACCGGCCGTGGCCAGGATGACGAAAGTGTAATCGAGCGCCGTATGGATCAGGCCATCGATGAAATGACCCACTATGTAGAAGCGGACTACCTGGTGATCAACGACGATTTCGAGCAGGCCCTGGTGGAGCTTCGTTCCATTTTCACCGCCCAGCGCCAACGTCTGAAAAAGCAACAGAAACGCCACGGTGATCTGTTGCAGGCACTGCTGCGCCATTGA